From Pelotomaculum schinkii, the proteins below share one genomic window:
- a CDS encoding undecaprenyl-diphosphate phosphatase, whose protein sequence is MTLTEALVLGIIQGLGEFLPISSSAHLVLVPWALGWQYAGLTFDVALHIGTLISVVAFFWKDWLTLLSSAVTRKGSKEAALFWYLVLGTIPGGAIGYLFEEQAETVLRTPLLIGVMLIVMGIILYWVDRRAASVKSIDSVSLLDSLLIGLSQALAIIPGVSRSGITMTAGRALGFTRASAARFSFLLSTPIVVGAGLYKMKDLSPGDLDAAFLTGVVSSAVVGFIAIGFLIRYLSQRSFAVFAWYRFVVGSAVIILALAR, encoded by the coding sequence TTGACCCTGACAGAAGCGCTGGTGCTGGGTATAATACAAGGCCTGGGAGAGTTTCTTCCTATTTCCAGTTCGGCTCATCTGGTCCTGGTTCCATGGGCCTTGGGGTGGCAATATGCCGGGCTTACCTTTGATGTCGCACTGCATATAGGAACTCTTATATCAGTGGTAGCTTTTTTTTGGAAGGACTGGCTTACACTGCTCAGCTCTGCTGTTACCAGAAAAGGGAGCAAAGAAGCTGCGCTATTCTGGTACCTGGTGTTGGGGACAATACCGGGGGGCGCTATCGGCTATCTTTTTGAAGAACAGGCCGAAACAGTATTGCGCACACCTTTATTGATCGGCGTTATGCTGATTGTGATGGGGATTATTCTTTACTGGGTCGACCGTAGAGCTGCCAGCGTAAAGAGCATAGATTCTGTCTCTCTCCTTGACAGCCTGCTGATAGGTCTCTCCCAGGCATTGGCTATTATTCCCGGCGTGTCCCGTTCCGGGATTACTATGACCGCCGGCCGGGCCCTGGGTTTTACCCGTGCATCCGCCGCCAGGTTCTCTTTTTTACTTTCAACCCCGATTGTTGTTGGAGCAGGGCTTTATAAAATGAAAGACCTGTCGCCCGGGGACCTGGACGCAGCTTTTTTGACGGGGGTAGTCTCTTCCGCGGTGGTCGGCTTTATTGCCATAGGCTTTCTGATCAGATACCTGTCACAACGCAGTTTCGCGGTGTTTGCCTGGTACCGCTTCGTTGTTGGTTCTGCCGTAATTATCCTGGCGCTGGCCAGGTAA